The following is a genomic window from Miltoncostaea oceani.
GCTGCCGCCCCCGGCCGTCGCCGAGCTCGCCCGCCGCGCGGGGCGCTCCGCCGCCGACCTCCACGACCTGACGGGCGGCAACCCGTTCTTCGTGACCGAGGTCCTCGCCGCACCCGGCGTCGCGATCCCCGGGTCGGTGCGCGACGCCGTGCTCGCCCGGGCCCACCGCCTGTCGTCCCCCGCCCGGGCCGTGCTGGACGTGGTCGGCGTGGTGCCGGGACGCGCCGAGACGTGGCTCGTCGACGAGGTCCTCGGGGCCGCCGCCGCGGAGCCCGTCGACGAGTGCGTGGGGGCCGGGATGCTCGAGGTCGACGGGGAGGCGGTGCGGTTCCGCCACGAGATCGCCCGGTCGAGCATCGAGGACGAGCTGACGCCGATGCGCCGCCGCGACCTCGACGCCCGGGTGCTGGCGGCGCTGCGGGGCCGCCCCCCGATCGATCCCGCCCGCCTCGTCCACCACGCCCGCCGCGCCGGCGACCGCGCGGCGGTGGTCGACGCCGCACCGGACGCCGCCCGCCTGGCGGCCGCGTCCGGCGCCCACATGCAGGCCGCCGCCCACCTGCGGACGGCCCTCGAGGCGGCGGACGCGCTGCCCGAGGCGCGGCGGGCGGAGCTGCTGGAGGCGCTGTCGGTCGAGGCGTACCTCTGCGGGACGCCGGGGGAGGCGCTCACGGCCCGCCGCGAGGCGCTCGCGATCCGGACGGCACTCGGGCAGACGGCGGAGGCGGGCGAGGACGAGCGCTGGTTGTCGCGGCTGCTGTGGTGGGCGGGCCGTCGCGACGAGTCCGAGGCGGCGGCCGGGCGGGCGATCGCCCTGCTCGAGCCGCTCGGCCCGAGCCGCGGCCTCGCCATGGCCTACAGCACCCTGTCCCAGCTCCTGATGCTGGCGTGGCGCAACGCCGACGCCATCCTGTGGGGGGAGCGGGCGATCGCGCTGGCCCGGGAGCTCGGCGACCGGGAGGCCCTGGCGCACGGCCTCACGAACGTCGGGACGGCGCGGGTCGAGAGCGGCGACGCGGCGGGCCGCGCCATGCTGGAGGAGGCGGCCGCGATCGCCACCGCCGACGGCGACCACGACAACGCCGTCCGGGCGATCGTGAACCTCGCGTGGGGGGACCTGCTGCACCGGCGCTACGCCGACTCCGCCACCAGCGTCGCGCGTGGACTGGCCTTCGCCCGCGCCAACGAGCTGCGGGCGTACGTCCAGTACCTCCTCGGGATGCGTGCGTGGGCGCGCCTGGAGCTGGGCGACTGGGCGGGGGCGGAGGAGGACGGCCGCGAGGTCGTCGCGATCGACGGCGCCCACCCGGCCATCAGCGCGCACCCCGGCATCGTGACGCTCGGGCGCCTGCTGGTACGGCGGGGGGACCCCGAGGGGGACGAGCTGCTCGACGTCGCCTGGCGGCGCGCGGCGTCCGCGGCGGAGGCGCAGCGCGTCCAGCCGGCGGCGATCGCCTGCGCGGAGCGGGCGTGGCTGCGCGGCGACGCCGAGGGCCTGCGCCGGTACGCGGCGGCCGCGGTGGCCACCCTCGACGTCAGCGCCGTCCCCCGCATGGTGGGCGAGAGCCTGCTGTGGGCGTGGCGGGCGGGCGAGCTCGACCGGGACCCCGCCGGGGCGGAGGAGCCGCTGCGCCGCTCGATCCTCGGGGACCCCCGGGGCGCCGCCGCGGCCTGGGAGGAGCTCGGGTGCGTCTACGACGCGGCGGACGCGCTGACCGACTCCGACGACGAGGACGACCTGCGCCGGGCGCTCGAGACGTTCGACCGCCTCGGGGCGACGGTGCCGGCGGCACGGGTCCGGGCGCGGCTGCGCGACGCCGGCCACGTGGTCCCCGCCGGCCCGCGCCCCGCCACCCGCAGCGACCCGGACGGGCTGACGCCCCGTCAGCGGGAGATCCTCGCCCTGGTGGCGGAGGGGTTGACGAACGCCCAGATCGCCGACCGGCTCGTCATCTCCGAGCGCACCGTCGACCACCACGTGGCGGCGGTGCTGCGCAAGCTGGGCGTGGCGAGCCGCGCCCAGGCGGCGGCCGCCGCGGCCCGGTGAGGCTGCTCGAACGGGAGGCGGCCGTCGCGGCGGTCGAGGACGCCCTGGCGGAGGCCCGCGCCGGGCGGGGCCGCGTGATCGTGGTCGGCGGGGAGGCGGGCATCGGGAAGACCCGGCTGGTGAACGAGGTGGTGCGCCGCGTCGGCGGCGACGCCGTCGTGCTCGCCGGGTCGTGCGACCCCCTCCTGACGCCGCGGGCGCTCGGGCCGTTCCGCGACATGGCCCGCACGTCGGGCGGCGCGATGGGCGCCGCCCTCGCCGAGGACGCCCCGCGCGAGGACGTGATGGAGGCGGCGCTCGCCGAGCTGGCGGCGGGACCCGTACCACGCCTGATGGTGGTGGAGGACGCCCACTGGGCGGACGAGGCGACGATCGACCTGCTGGCGGTGCTCGGCCGGCGCATCGGCGCGACGACGGGGGCGCTGGTGGTGACGGTGCGCCTCGACGAGGTGGGCCCCGCCCTCGGCGCCGCGCTCGCGGCGGTGCCGCCCGACGTCGTCCGCCACGTCGCGCTCGCGCCCCTGTCGGCGGCGGCGGTCGACGCCCTCGCGACGGACGCCGGGCACCCCGCGGGCGACCTCCACGCCCGGACGCGCGGCAACCCGTTCTTCGTGACGGAGGTCCTCGCGGCGGGCGGTGGGGTGCCGTCGACGGTGCGCGGCGCCGTGCTCGCCCGCGCGGCCCGCCTGGCGCCGTCGGCGCGGGAGGCCCTCGACCTGGTCTCGGTGGTCCCGGGCCGCGCGGAGCTGTGGCTGCTGACCGGCGCCCTCGGCGCGCGGGAGGACGACCTCGACGCGTGCGTCGCCGCCGGGATGCTCGAGTTGGGCGACGGCGGCGTGAGCTTCCGCCACGAGATCGCCCGGTCGGGGATCGAGGCGGAGATGACGCCGCTGCGGGCGGCGGCGCTGCACCGGCGGGTGCTGGACGCCCTCGCCGCCCGTCCGGGGGTCCCGCCGGCGCGCCTGGTCCACCACGCCCGGCGCGCCGGCGACCACGACGCGGTGCTCCGTCACGCCCCGGCGGCGGCGCGGGCGGCCGCGGCGGCGGGGGCCCATGGCGTGGCGGCCGACCACCTGCGCGCCGCGCTCGCGTCGGGCGGGTCCCTCGATCCCGCGGCGCGGGCCGATCTGCTGCAGGCGGTCGCCGTGGAGGACTACACCCGCGGTGAGAGCGGGGAGGCCCTGGTGGCCCTCGGGGAGGCCCTCGCGATCCGCCGGTCCCTGGGGGACCGGCGGGGGGAGGGCGTCGGGGAGCGGTGACACGCCCGGCTCCTGTGGCTGGAGGGCCGGCGCCGGGACGCGGAGGCGGCGGCGGAGCGGGCCGTCGCACTGCTGGAGCCGCTCGCCCGCGACCACGAGCTCGGCATGGCGTACAGCACCCTCTCCCAGCTCCACATGCTGCGGTGGAGCAGCGGCGAGGCGATCGCGTGGGGGGAGCGGGCCATCGCGATCGCCCGGGAGCAGGGCGACGACGAGGTGATGGCGCACGCCCTCACCAACGTCGGCACGGCGCGGTGCTCCACCCCCGCGGAGGGTGGGGAGGGGATGCTGGAGGAGGCCGTCGCCCTCGCCCTGCGGCGGGGGTTCCACGACCACGCCGCGCGGGCGCTGGTGAACCTGTCGTGGAACCTCGTCGCCCGCCACCGGTACGCGGAGGGCCTCGACGCGATCGCCCGCGGCCTGGAGGTCGCCGACCGCTTCGACCTGCGCTCCCACGAGCGGTACCTGCTGGGGATGCGGGCGTGGGCCCGGCTCGACCTGGGTGACTGGGCGGCGGCGGAGCGCGACGCGGCGTCGTCCCTCGCGGTCCGCCGGGCCCACGGCACGACGTCGTCGCATCCGGCGCTGCTCGCGCAGGCGCGCGTGTTGTCGCGGCGTGGCGATCCGGCGGCGGCGGAGCCCCTCGACCTGGCGTGGCGGTTCGCCGTGACCGCCGACGAGGCGCAGCGGCTCGTGCCGGCGGGGGTGGCGCGCGCGGAGGCGGCCTGGCTGGCGGGGGACGTGGCGGGGGCGCGTCGCATCGCGGAGGAGGCGGTCGCGGCGGCGTCGCCGACGTCGGACCCGGTGTTCATCGGGGAGGCGGCGTTCTGGCTGCGCCGCACCGGGGGCCTGCCGGAGGTCCCGGAGGGGGCCACCGGCCCGTGGTTGTTGTCGTTGCGGGGGGAGCCGCGGGCGGCGGCGGAGCGGTGGCGGCAGCTGGGCTGCCCGTACGCCGCGGCCGACGTGCTCGCGGAGTCGGATGACGAGGACGACCTGCGGGCGGCGCTCGCGACGTTCGACCGCCTCGGCGCGGCGCGGTCGGCGGCGGTGCTGCGGGCGCGGATGCGCGACCGCGGCCTGCGCGTCCCCCGGACGGCGCCCGCCGGCGCCCCGGGGCCGGGGGCGGGGACGGGCGTCGCGGGGCTGACCGCGCGGCAGCGGGAGGTCCTCACCCTGCTGGCGGAGGGGTTGACGAACCGCGCGATCGCGGAGCGGCTGGTGATCTCGGAGCGGACCGTCGACCACCACGTGGCGGCGGTGCTGCGCACCCTGGGCGTGGGCAGTCGCGCGGAGGCGGCGGCCGCGGTAGGTGGTGCCCATGGACAGGATGGGCACCGGATCGGCGACCGTTAGGCACGTCCCACCGATGAGCGGGCCCCCGGGCCGGTCGTACCGTCGTCCCATCAGATCGGACGACGAGGGAGACCCCCCGATGCACCCGAACCACCACCTCCACCGCTCCATCGCACGCGACACCGAGGCCCGCCGCATCTCCGCCGCGGCGAACGCCCGCCTCGCCCGCAGCGCCCGCCGGGCCGCGACCACCGACGGCGGCGTCAACGCCCCGCGGCCGGCGCTCCGCTGGCTCCCCATCCGGCGCGACCGGATCGCCGGGACCCCCCGGCACGCCTCCTAGCTCCACGCCACCCGGGCGGGCCCCGTCGCCCGCCCGGGCGCGAGACGACGCGATCGGGTCGCGCCTCCCGGCCTCCGCGAGGCGGTGTGTCGATTGGCGTCGACGCGATGCGCCGATCGGCACCGATGCCCCGACGACGATGACCAGGCGGATCCGGGGTCCCCACCCGGTCTGGGCCAATTGGCGTCGACGCGATGCGCCAATCGACACCGATGCCCAGACGACGGCGAGGTGGATCCGGCACCCCACTCGGTATGCGCCGATTGGCGTCGACGGGATGCGCCAATCGACACCGACCCCGGGGACGCCCCGATCCCCGCCCGGGTTGCGCACCACCACCGCGTCCCGTCAGGGTCGGGGGGATGACGGAGAGGACGCTCACCGCACGGGAGCTGAACCGGGCGGTCCTGGCCCGGCAGCACCTCCTGCGCCGGTCGACGGCGTCGCTGCCGGTCACGACGGAGCGGGTCGGGGGGATCCAGGCCCAGTACGCCCCCTCGATCTACATCGGCCTCTGGAGCCGTGCGGAGGGGGTGACGGTCGACGGGGTCACCCGTGCCCTCGTGCGCCGGTCGCTCGTCCAGGCGACGTCGCTGCGCGGCACGATCCACGTCCTGTCCCGCCGCGACCACTGGCCGTTCGTCGTCGCGTCGCGCACCCGGATGCGGGCGATCTGGCTGCGGTCGCGCCCCGGCCTCGACGAGGACCGGATGCGGGAGGCGGCGGACCTCCTGCGCCCGCGGCTCGCGGAGGGTCCCGTCGGCCGGCGGGAGATGGAGGACCTGATCGGCCGGGACCGGGCCCAAGGCGTCGGGTTCTGGGTCGACATGGTCCGCACCCCGCCGGCGGGGACCTGGGGACGCCGCCGCGCCGACCTCTACGGCGACGCGGCCGCCTGGGTCGGCCCGCCGGACGACGACCTCGACGCCGACGCCGCCGTCGCCCACGTCGTCCGCCGCCACCTCGCCGCGTTCGGCCCCGCCGCCGCCGCCGACGTCGCCGACTGGGCGGGCCTCACGATCGGCGCGGTCACCCCGGCCCTCGACGCCATGGACCTCCGCCGGTTCCGCGACGAGGCGGGCCGCGTCCTCCTCGACCTCCCGCGGGCGCCGCTCCCGGACGCGGGGACCCCGGCCCCCGCGCGGCTGCTGCCCACCTGGGACGCCGCGCTGCTCGTCCACGCCCGCCGCGCCGGGATCCTCTCCGAGGAGCACCGCCCGCGGATCTTCTCGACCCGGACGCCGTTCTCGTTCCCGACGTTCCTCGTCGACGGCACGGTGGCGGGGACGTGGCGCCTCGACGACGGCCGGGTGGAGCTGTCGCCGTTCGGAACGCTGGCCGCCGCCGACCGCCGCGACCTGGAGGAGGAGGGCGCCCGGCTCGCCGCGTTCGCCGCCGGCGACCCGCCGTGACCCCGCCGGTCAGGCCCCCGCGGCCCTCCGGGCGCGCCACTGCGCGGCGGTCTGCCCCCACACGACCACCTCGCTCGCCTCGTAGGGGGCGGGGAGCCGGGTGGTGCGCAGCGGCCGCGACCCCAGCCGCTCCGCCACCCGCGCCGACGCGGTGTTCTCCTCGTCGATGCAGTGGATGACGTCGGACCAGCCCAGCGTCGCGAACGCCCAGTCCATCGCGGCCGCGGCCCCCTCCGTCGCGTACCCCCGGCCCCAGCGGTCGCGGCGGATCCCCCAGCCGACCTCCGTCCCCGGCCACCCCTCCGGGTACCAGGGCCCGAGGCGCCCCACCCACTCGCCGGTGTCACGCTCGACGACGGAGAACATCGCGAACCCCTGGATCGCCCAGGCGCCCGCGACGCTCAGGAACCCCCGCCACGCCTCCGAGCGCGCCTGCACGCCCCCGATGAAGCGCGCCGTCTGCGCGTCGGCCATCGCCTCCGCCCACGCGTCGAAGTCCTCCCGGCGCGGGGGACGCAGGATCAGCCGGGGCGTCTCGATCACGGGCCCGTCCACGTCGTGACGGTACACGCGCGGCCCCGGTCTAGACTCGCCGCGTGACCGCCGACGAGATGGCCCGCCTCGACGCGCTGCTGCGCGTCCCCAGCATCAGCGCCGACCCCGCCCACGCACCCGACATGGCGCGCGCCGCGGAGCTCGTCGCCGAGGAGGTCCGCCGCGCCGGCGGAACCGCCGAGGTGCGCGCCGGCGGCGGCCACCCGCTGGTGGTGGGGGAGGTGCCCGCGAGCCCCGGCCACCCCGACGCCCCCCGCGTGATCCTCTACGGGCACTACGACGTCCAGCCCCCCGGCGACCCGGCGGCGTGGACGTCGCCGCCGTTCGAGCCGACCGTCCGCGACGGCGACCTCTACGCGCGGGGCGCGAGCGACGACAAGGGCAACCTCTTCATGCTCGTCGCCGCGGTGCAGCGCCTCGCCGCCGCCGGTGAGCTGCCGGTCCGCGCCGCGTTCGTGGTGGAGGGGGAGGAGGAGAGCGGCGGCACGTCGGCCCTCGACCACCTCGCCGCCGACGCGGAGCCGGCCCTCGCCACGATCATCTTCGACAGCCCCATGATCGCCCCGGGCCGCCCCGCGATCTGCACCGGCGTGCGCGGCATGGTCTACCGCCGCGTCCGCGTGCGGTCCGCGCCCGCCGACGCCCACAGCGGCCTCTTCGGCGGCGCCGCGATGAACGCGGCGCACGCGCTGATGGCGGTGCTCGCGGCGGTCGTCCCCCACGACGGCCGCCTCCCCGACGCCCTCTACGCCGGCGTCGCCCCCGCGGGACCCACCGAGGTCGCCGCGTGGGCCGACCTGCCGCCGGGCGCCGACGCCCTCGCCGAGGCCGGGCTGCTCCCCGGGGACCCCGGCGCCGCCGACGGCTTCCACATGCGGACCCTCGCCTCGCCGTCGCTCGACGTCCACGGCCTCGCCTGCGGCGAGCCCCACGCGGTCAAGACGAACATCCCGGGGACCGCCACCGCGACGCTGTCGCTGCGCCTCGCCCCCGGCCAGGACGCGCCCGCCCTCGCCGCGGTGCTCGACGACCTGCTCCGCTCGGGCGCGCCGGCGGGCGCGGAGGTCGAGATCGAGGACCTCGGCGTCGCCCTCCCCGCCGCGCTCGACCCGGACCACCCCGTCCTCGTCGCCGCCGCCGACGGCATCGAACGCGCCGTCGGCCGGCGCCCCGCCCCGGTCCGGCTCGGCGGCACCCTGCCGGTGGTCGCGGTCCTCGCGGCGCGCGGGGTCCCCACCGTCCTCACCGGGTTCGGCCTGCCCGACGACGGCATCCACGCCGTCGACGAGCACGTGCGGGTCGACCACCTCGGCCTCGGCACCCGTGCCGCCATGGAGATGCTGCGGGCGCTCGGCGCCATCGGGGCCCCGGCGCCGCTGTAGGATCGGCGGTCGGACGCAAACCGATCGAGGGGGACACGTGGCGGAGCTCTGGGGCGGGGAAACCCGCAAGGCGGTCGAGAACTTCCCGGTATCGGGTGAGCGCGTGCCGCTCCCCGTGGTGCACTGGCTGGGCCGCATCAAGGGTGCCGCCGCCCGGGTCAACGGGGACCTCGGCCTGCTCGACACGGCCCTCGCGGAGCGCATCTCCGCCGCCGCGGACGCGGTGGCCGCCGGGGACCACGACGACCAGTTCCCGGTCGACGTCTTCCAGACCGGCTCGGGCACGTCGTCGAACATGAACGCGAACGAGGTCATCGCCGCCCTCGCCGGCGACCCCGTCCACCCGAACGACCACGTCAACATGGGGCAGAGCTCCAACGACGTCTTCCCGTCCGCCGTGCACGCCGCGGCGCTGCAGGAGGTCGTGGACCGCCTGCTCCCCGCCCTCGAGCACCTCGGCGACACCCTCGCCGGGAAGGCCGAGGAGTGGAAGGACATCGTCAAGACCGGCCGCACGCACCTCATGGACGCCGTCCCGGTCACGCTCGGGCAGGAGTTCGCCGGCTACGCCGCGCAGATCCGCCAGGGCCACGCCCGCGTCTCCGACGCCACGGCGCGCCTCGGCCAGATCCCGCTCGGCGGCACCGCCGCCGGCACCGGCCTCAACACCCATCCCGAGTTCGCCGAGCGGGTCCGCGCCCGCCTCGTCGAGGAGACGGGTCTCCCGATCGCCGCCCCCGCCGACGGCTTCGAGGCGCAGGGCGCCCGCGACGGCCTGGTCGAGGTCTCCGGCGCCCTCAAGGTCGTCGCCGTCTCCCTGACGAAGATCGCGAACGACATCGCGATCCTCGGCAGCGGCCCGCGCGCCGGTCTCGCCGAGATCTTCCTGCCCGAGCTGCAGAAGGGCTCGTCGATCATGCCGGGCAAGGTCAACCCCGTGATCCCCGAGGTCGTCCTGCAGGTCGCGGCCCAGGTCATCGGCAACGACACCGCCATCACGATCGGCGGCATGCAGGGCAACTTCGAGCTCAACGTGCGCATCCCGCTGCTCGCGCGGAACCTGCTGGGCTCGATCCACCTGCTCACCACCACGTCGCGGCTGTTCGCGGACCGCTGCATCGCGGGCATCGAGCCGAACCTGCCGCGGCTCACGGAGCTAGCCGAGGGCAACCTGCAGGTCGCCACCGCGCTCAACCCGCACATCGGCTACGACAAGGGCGCGGCCATCGTGAAGGAGGCCACCGCCTCCGGCCGCCCGCTCCGCGAGGTGGCGCGCGAGCACGGAGTGGAGGAGTCTGTCCTCGATGAGGCGCTCGACCTCCGGAAGATCGCGGCCGGCAGCTCCGCGTAGCGGACGCACCGGGGAGCCCGAGGAGCGGTCACCGCTCCTCGGGCTCCCGCCGCTCGTCGGCAACCGCGCCATGGCGGCGCTGGTCGCCCGCGACGCCGCCGGGTGGGGGTTCAGCCCCACCGTCCCGAAGCCGCCGGACCTGCGGCTCCCCGCCGACTACGTCGAGCGCCAGCAGGAGGACGTCCGCACCCGCGTGCGGGCGCACCTCACCGAGGCCCGCGCCCGCTTCGAGGGCGCGATCCGCTCCGGCGTGTCGATGGCGGAGCTGGTCGACATGGTCCTGACCGCGGTCCCCGAGGCCCGCCGCCTCGTGCCCGCCGACCTGGAGGGGCTGCTGCGGGCGTTCTTCCGGCCCCTCGACATCGCCGTCCACCGGGACCCGGTGGACCGCAAGGGCGCGCTCGACGAGGTCGCGGCGATGGCGCGCAACGCCCTCGGCCCCCTCACCGAGGGCGTCCGGTTCGGCATGGGCGCCGGCGGCAGCGTCACCGTCGGGGTGTCCGGCGTGACCGCGGGGATCGGGCCGCGGGAGGGCGGCCGCGACGGCGAGCACCCCGTCGAGGTCACCGGGGGGTGGGATCGCTCCGTGAAGCTGACGACGCGGGCGCCGGGGGTCGTCTTCGAGGCGAAGGTCAGCCCTCCCGAGCAGGCCGGGGGCGACGTGCCGTGGGAGATCGCGCTGCAGTTCCCGGGGGAGGACGCCATGGTCCCCGTGCTGTCGGCGCTGCCGGGGGTGTTCTCCGCCGCCGAGAGGGGGGTGCGCGAGGCGGCGGGGGAGGCCCGCGCCGGCGGGGCCGGCTCGTTCGACCGCGCGAAGCGCCACATGGCGCCGGTCAAGGACGCCGTGTCCGCCGTCTCG
Proteins encoded in this region:
- a CDS encoding ATP-binding protein, which produces MDLLEREGALATLSAALDDSAAGSGRVVVVAGEAGIGKTALVAAAMDAADGTRRILTGACDPLLTPRALGPFHDIARQGGGALAAAFRDPGGREELVAALLGELSAAPPRVLVVEDAHWADEATLDLLAVLGRRVGATTGTLVVTLRPERSDDRVRATLGQLPGGVVRRIDLHPLPPPAVAELARRAGRSAADLHDLTGGNPFFVTEVLAAPGVAIPGSVRDAVLARAHRLSSPARAVLDVVGVVPGRAETWLVDEVLGAAAAEPVDECVGAGMLEVDGEAVRFRHEIARSSIEDELTPMRRRDLDARVLAALRGRPPIDPARLVHHARRAGDRAAVVDAAPDAARLAAASGAHMQAAAHLRTALEAADALPEARRAELLEALSVEAYLCGTPGEALTARREALAIRTALGQTAEAGEDERWLSRLLWWAGRRDESEAAAGRAIALLEPLGPSRGLAMAYSTLSQLLMLAWRNADAILWGERAIALARELGDREALAHGLTNVGTARVESGDAAGRAMLEEAAAIATADGDHDNAVRAIVNLAWGDLLHRRYADSATSVARGLAFARANELRAYVQYLLGMRAWARLELGDWAGAEEDGREVVAIDGAHPAISAHPGIVTLGRLLVRRGDPEGDELLDVAWRRAASAAEAQRVQPAAIACAERAWLRGDAEGLRRYAAAAVATLDVSAVPRMVGESLLWAWRAGELDRDPAGAEEPLRRSILGDPRGAAAAWEELGCVYDAADALTDSDDEDDLRRALETFDRLGATVPAARVRARLRDAGHVVPAGPRPATRSDPDGLTPRQREILALVAEGLTNAQIADRLVISERTVDHHVAAVLRKLGVASRAQAAAAAAR
- a CDS encoding LuxR C-terminal-related transcriptional regulator, with the protein product MAYSTLSQLHMLRWSSGEAIAWGERAIAIAREQGDDEVMAHALTNVGTARCSTPAEGGEGMLEEAVALALRRGFHDHAARALVNLSWNLVARHRYAEGLDAIARGLEVADRFDLRSHERYLLGMRAWARLDLGDWAAAERDAASSLAVRRAHGTTSSHPALLAQARVLSRRGDPAAAEPLDLAWRFAVTADEAQRLVPAGVARAEAAWLAGDVAGARRIAEEAVAAASPTSDPVFIGEAAFWLRRTGGLPEVPEGATGPWLLSLRGEPRAAAERWRQLGCPYAAADVLAESDDEDDLRAALATFDRLGAARSAAVLRARMRDRGLRVPRTAPAGAPGPGAGTGVAGLTARQREVLTLLAEGLTNRAIAERLVISERTVDHHVAAVLRTLGVGSRAEAAAAVGGAHGQDGHRIGDR
- a CDS encoding AAA family ATPase, yielding MRLLEREAAVAAVEDALAEARAGRGRVIVVGGEAGIGKTRLVNEVVRRVGGDAVVLAGSCDPLLTPRALGPFRDMARTSGGAMGAALAEDAPREDVMEAALAELAAGPVPRLMVVEDAHWADEATIDLLAVLGRRIGATTGALVVTVRLDEVGPALGAALAAVPPDVVRHVALAPLSAAAVDALATDAGHPAGDLHARTRGNPFFVTEVLAAGGGVPSTVRGAVLARAARLAPSAREALDLVSVVPGRAELWLLTGALGAREDDLDACVAAGMLELGDGGVSFRHEIARSGIEAEMTPLRAAALHRRVLDALAARPGVPPARLVHHARRAGDHDAVLRHAPAAARAAAAAGAHGVAADHLRAALASGGSLDPAARADLLQAVAVEDYTRGESGEALVALGEALAIRRSLGDRRGEGVGER
- a CDS encoding class II fumarate hydratase, coding for MAELWGGETRKAVENFPVSGERVPLPVVHWLGRIKGAAARVNGDLGLLDTALAERISAAADAVAAGDHDDQFPVDVFQTGSGTSSNMNANEVIAALAGDPVHPNDHVNMGQSSNDVFPSAVHAAALQEVVDRLLPALEHLGDTLAGKAEEWKDIVKTGRTHLMDAVPVTLGQEFAGYAAQIRQGHARVSDATARLGQIPLGGTAAGTGLNTHPEFAERVRARLVEETGLPIAAPADGFEAQGARDGLVEVSGALKVVAVSLTKIANDIAILGSGPRAGLAEIFLPELQKGSSIMPGKVNPVIPEVVLQVAAQVIGNDTAITIGGMQGNFELNVRIPLLARNLLGSIHLLTTTSRLFADRCIAGIEPNLPRLTELAEGNLQVATALNPHIGYDKGAAIVKEATASGRPLREVAREHGVEESVLDEALDLRKIAAGSSA
- a CDS encoding GNAT family N-acetyltransferase; translation: MDGPVIETPRLILRPPRREDFDAWAEAMADAQTARFIGGVQARSEAWRGFLSVAGAWAIQGFAMFSVVERDTGEWVGRLGPWYPEGWPGTEVGWGIRRDRWGRGYATEGAAAAMDWAFATLGWSDVIHCIDEENTASARVAERLGSRPLRTTRLPAPYEASEVVVWGQTAAQWRARRAAGA
- a CDS encoding M20/M25/M40 family metallo-hydrolase; the encoded protein is MTADEMARLDALLRVPSISADPAHAPDMARAAELVAEEVRRAGGTAEVRAGGGHPLVVGEVPASPGHPDAPRVILYGHYDVQPPGDPAAWTSPPFEPTVRDGDLYARGASDDKGNLFMLVAAVQRLAAAGELPVRAAFVVEGEEESGGTSALDHLAADAEPALATIIFDSPMIAPGRPAICTGVRGMVYRRVRVRSAPADAHSGLFGGAAMNAAHALMAVLAAVVPHDGRLPDALYAGVAPAGPTEVAAWADLPPGADALAEAGLLPGDPGAADGFHMRTLASPSLDVHGLACGEPHAVKTNIPGTATATLSLRLAPGQDAPALAAVLDDLLRSGAPAGAEVEIEDLGVALPAALDPDHPVLVAAADGIERAVGRRPAPVRLGGTLPVVAVLAARGVPTVLTGFGLPDDGIHAVDEHVRVDHLGLGTRAAMEMLRALGAIGAPAPL
- a CDS encoding DNA glycosylase AlkZ-like family protein: MTERTLTARELNRAVLARQHLLRRSTASLPVTTERVGGIQAQYAPSIYIGLWSRAEGVTVDGVTRALVRRSLVQATSLRGTIHVLSRRDHWPFVVASRTRMRAIWLRSRPGLDEDRMREAADLLRPRLAEGPVGRREMEDLIGRDRAQGVGFWVDMVRTPPAGTWGRRRADLYGDAAAWVGPPDDDLDADAAVAHVVRRHLAAFGPAAAADVADWAGLTIGAVTPALDAMDLRRFRDEAGRVLLDLPRAPLPDAGTPAPARLLPTWDAALLVHARRAGILSEEHRPRIFSTRTPFSFPTFLVDGTVAGTWRLDDGRVELSPFGTLAAADRRDLEEEGARLAAFAAGDPP